From a region of the Hippopotamus amphibius kiboko isolate mHipAmp2 chromosome 3, mHipAmp2.hap2, whole genome shotgun sequence genome:
- the LOC130849039 gene encoding histone H2B type 1-C/E/F/G/I-like, which produces MPEPAKSAPASKKGSKKAVTKAQKRDGKKRKRSRKESYSVYVYKVLKQVHPDTGISSKAMGIMNSFVNDIFESIAGEASRLAHYNKRSTIPSREIQTAVRLLLPGELAKHAVSEGTKAVTKYTSSK; this is translated from the coding sequence ATGCCTGAGCCAGCCAAGTCCGCTCCCGCCTCCAAGAAAGGCTCCAAGAAGGCGGTGACGAAGGCCCAGAAAAGGGACGGCAAGAAGCGCAAGCGCAGCCGCAAGGAGAGCTACTCTGTGTACGTGTACAAAGTGCTGAAGCAGGTCCACCCGGATACTGGCATCTCGTCCAAGGCCATGGGCATCATGAACTCGTTCGTTAACGACATTTTCGAGAGCATCGCGGGCGAGGCGTCCCGCTTGGCGCATTACAACAAGCGCTCGACCATCCCCTCCAGGGAGATCCAGACGGCCGTGCGCCTGCTGCTGCCCGGGGAGCTGGCCAAGCACGCTGTGTCCGAGGGCACCAAGGCTGTCACCAAGTACACCAGCTCCAAGTAA